DNA sequence from the Prochlorothrix hollandica PCC 9006 = CALU 1027 genome:
GCAGTGTGTCTAGTGTTTCCCACATCTCCCCGTCGCTAGGCCGTAGAAATAGATCACCGGTCTTTAGATCCCATCCCACAGTTCGGGGGAGTGGGAGATCTTTAGATAGAATTGTTTCGGTGTCTGCCATGGTCGTTGCTCCGTGATTTACTGATTGGATTGGATCGGAGTCTTTTGGGTTAACCTGGGCGCTGCCGTTCCCAGGGTTTCATTTGTACTCTATGGGCAATTGAGCCTCTTCCTCCTCTTGCAGAATTTTAAGAAATCCCGCTACATCTACCAGCGTTGCGGCGTGTTTTGTTACTCGACAATGGATCGAGGTTAAGATATACCCTCGGCCTTTGGTTTGGTGCCGATATTCGGGCCAATTCTCAGCCCGATCGATATTCCAATGAAATAGTTTTAGTTTGGCGGCTAATCGTTCCACGATAGAATCCTTTTAGTGATTTATTGCTGGGCGTTTGGTGGGGGATTAGAATCCCCCGATCGCGCTATAGATTGGCTCGTCCTGCATCTAGGCAACACCGGATCGGTTCCTGTCCATCTCCGCTGAACCAGTCGATTGTTTTTGACACTTTGAGATAGTCAGCCATAGATCCAAAACCTAAATGCCCTAAAACTGCGTATCCGTGCTTGCAGGGGGCGGGGGCTAACTTGCGATCGGTCTGGGCAAAATGGGAAATATTTTTATAATCTTCGCAGGTGCAAATAATTCGAGACTGAAAGCAGGTAACCTTATAGCTCTTGCAGGTTTTTGGGTTGAATGCTCCGAACATTAATGAGCCTTCATCCTTGATATTGATTCCCTGGCTCCGTTCCTTCCGGGCTTCGCCAAAAATCCCATAAAATGCTTTTTTGGATACAAAGCGGGGGCTGCGGCCCGCAATATGAACCCATAGAATCCACCCCCATTCCTCCACCTTTTTGATCTGGCTCTTGACGCAACCCATAACTTTGCAGATCGCGGCGATCGAGAATAATGCATTAAAACGAGTAACCATGGCTTCGCCCTCCGGGCTATGATTTATTGATTAATTACATTATAGGGGATTGCGTGTATAACTGCAACCCTTTGGGCACAAAAAAGCCGGTAAAAATTTACCGGCTCTTGGGGTTACTGGCTGTGGGTTACCCACGGTGGGGGGCTAAATAAATGGGCTTCCCCCCAGGTTTACCTCCTTCCATTCTTCTTCCGGGACTACGGGATCTTTACCTTCCACCTTGTCCTTAAATCCCTGAATGAAATCAGCTAGGGGGCTGTCCGTCGGATCCACTTTTTCCCAGCCCTCCTCCGGGTGGTAACCCGCAAACATATACCCTTTCTGGTATTCATATTTTTGATCTTCGTTCATTGATTTTTTATCTTCGTTCATTGCGTTGGTTCCGTAAACTTCTTACCTATTATATGCGCAATCACCTATAAATACAATCCATTCATAGGCTCCCTGCGCTGACCTGGCGGTGCTGGTCCGCCGTAGGCGGACCCTGGCGGCGCGCCGCAGGCGCGCCGCTCCGGGCGGCGCAGCCGCCCCACGGGGGGGGCGCAGCCCCCCCCAACGAAACTAGAGAAGGGAGGGCTGAACAAACGGGGGGACCCACAGCCACCAACCGCCACCGAGGGAAACGAAGCCCCAGGAAGCGGGGGGGGCAACGGCGGAAAAAAGCACCGAGGGCAACCCGGAGCCAACGGCGAAGGCGAGGGAAGCCCACGACCCGGAGCCGGAGCCGCAAAAACAGCGGGAAGCCGAAGCAGAGGGAGCAAGGGCGGGGGGGCAGGGGGAAGCGGGGAACGAGAACCACGAGGACGCGGCCCCAACCACGGCAACGGAGCGGGCGGCAAACGCGGCACGGCCCGGGCCAGAAACCGAGAAAACGCGCGCCCGGGGCAGAACGCGGGCAAAAACGGAATCCACGCCGGGGGCGCAACCAACCACGGGGGAAGCGGCAGGGGAGAGGGCAAGGCAAACAGCCGCAACCACGGCGGGCGGGGGGGCCACCGAGCGGGACCCGGAAAAACCGGGCGAGACCGCACGGCCCAGGGCACGGGCAACCACCGAGGGCAGGGCGGCGGGGGAGGAGACGGACGCGGGCGAAACGAGAGCAACCATGGCTATTTCCTAGTGATTTCTCTTATTATAGCCGAAAACGCGCATAAAAGCAAGCAAAAAGACCGAAAAAAGGGGGAAGGGCTGTCGCCCCCCGCGTCCTTCCCTGTTAATCCGGGTATTTTATTTTATTTTATTTTATTTTCTAGCCCTGGCTCTCGCTGGCCAGTCCTTGTTACCGTCCTCGCCGTTAGTTCCAGGAACCGGGATCTTTCGGTGATAGCAGGGCGCTAGCAGTTGGACAACAACCCAGCCCTCAGGTTTTCAGGCTTTGGAATCAAAGGGAAAAAGCCTTAAAACCGTAGTTCCTGAGGAGTGGGGAGGGGTCTTTTTTGCCCCCATTTTTGCTATGGCCAGAGCGCCCCCTCCTCCGACGAAGGGACCGACCGTAGGGAGCAGGGCGGCACCCTAACCTTCGGTAACAGAGGTCGGGATCTATGCTTTTTGCTGCATAGCTGTGCATCCCAGATCCAACTATCGGCGGGCGCTGTGCTTTTAGCTGCATAGCTGTGCTATTTGCCCTGACTATCGGCGATCGCTGTGCTTCCAGACCCCTGGACTACCCAGGGAGCGTGCGAGGCTTTGCGAGCCGTGACCGGCTGGTTTGGCTGGTCAACCTTCTCGTCCCGGCCCGTTACCATTGGCCGATCGCTGTGCTTCATAGAGATGGTAATGCCGCCAAAAATATCGAAAAGTCTGGGTTGGGGCTAACNNNNNNNNNNNNNNNNNNNNNNNNNNNNNNNNNNNNNNNNNNNNNNNNNNNNNNNNNNNNNNNNNNNNNNNNNNNNNNNNNNNNNNNNNNNNNNNNNNNNGATGGTAATGCCGCCAAAAATATCGAAAAGTCTGGGTTGGGGCTAACCCAAGACTCTAAATGGACAAAGAACGGGCGTAAGACCAGGATGTCTGGCAATCCGACTGCTTTGTCTAGCCATCCGTACAGCGAACAGCTTGGACTATTCGCCTAGCCGGAGAATCCCTGCACCTTTAGTTGGGGAGCATCTCAACAGTGGGGATGGGGGGCGGGGTTTTCTGGTTTTCTCCCTGCCTGCCCGTGCTGTTTGCCCTGACTGTTGGCCGATCGCTGTGCTTTCAGCCCCCTGCCTGTGCTATCTGCCCTGACTATGGGCGTGAACTAGCCGGGGACCGCCCCAGGGACTAGAAATTTTTGAACGCATAAACCTTTGAGCGGGCACGGGCGGCGGTGCATGGGGCGAAAAGCGTTAATCTCCCGGCGATCGCCCTGACCATGGGAGGCTGACAAGCGAAGACCGGCAACCCAGGGACTAGGGAACGGATTTGGGTCAACCTTTGGCGGGGCGTAGCGACAAGGACAAGCGAAAACCACGACCCAACCCCACAGGATCGCCCCCGCAAAAAGATTCCAGCGATCGGGACCTATGGCTGACGCGAAGCGTCAGAAACCCAGCAGGGCGGGAACAGGACCGCCCACGCCCCAACCCTGAAGGACTTGGACCTATGGCTGACGCGAAGCGTCAGAAACCCAGCAGGGCGGGAACAGGACCGCCCCAGCGGAAACCCCCGGTGACCTGACCCGCAGCGATCGCAACCGTTGCAGCACCGCAATTTTCCCAATAAAAAAGCCCGATCGCTGCTAGAGATCGGGCCGTCATCTTGCATAGCCGAAAACTCAGAATCCCCAGCAGGGTTACTACTGAGGATCCACAATAATCAATAAATCACTAGAACGGGGAGCTTGTTGTATCGTGCCCTCCGGCCTTGTCCCCCAACGATACCACAATCAAGCCACCGATCGCCATGAGGTTTAGTGCTAGCAGGACGGCGATCGCTCTAATCCAAAAGCTCCAGTGCCGTGTTGTTTCGTTTAGCGATCGCAGTTCCCTCACTACTTCACCGCCTCCCCGGTAAGCATCCTCTGCGACCCTGGCGATATTCCAGGCAAGGCTTTGGGCTTCGATCGACGGAATTGCCGGATCATTCCCCCGATCGCCAACTCCCCCAAATCTTCTGCCCCTTTCGCCGCCATGTTTTGACCAGCCTTGATCAGGATCTCGGCACAGATAGAGTCCGGGTGCATGGCATCCGCTAGCATCAGGCTCCGGTCTTCTATGTAGGCATCCCGTGCGTCCAGGGCAGTGGAGATCTGATCATCAATGGTGGTGGTCAGGTTAGAGAAGGATCGAAAGGCTTCATCAGCGGCCTCTCCCACCCGATCGCCGTCCGGCCTTGATCCACCCTGCACCGGGGGCTGCTCTTCTTCCAACATACCCTCCCGATATTTGCGGATCACGTCAATATCGGAGGGCCGTAGATACCGGGTTTTCCCTTCGTAGTAACCCAGGGCCACGTTGTATTTAGTCAGGATTTCCCGGACCCAACGGTTCACCGTCTGGGGGGTGGTGTCGAAGATCTGCCCTGCCACCTCCGCTACTTTGAGATCAGCCTCGGCGATCGCCTCTCCATTGTCCATATCTGTCCTTGCATCATCGGCCATATTCCAGACTCCCGTTCTGAACTATTCGGAATCACGTCCTAGACTATAGGGCACGGATTCTAAGCCTCACATTGGGCGTTCTCTGGACTGGAAACGGGCCGCGATCGCTCCCCCCACATCAGCACCCAATACATTGCTGCTACGGGCTTTGGAGTCCACGGCCCCCCGCTGTTCCGTTCACTGGGGATCGGTATTCTCAGAATCTGAGGCTGGGAGTTCTGATGTTGTTCCCCAGAGACCCAAGCCCTGTTCTTTGGCCATTTCTTCCCACTGGGGCAGTACCTGATCCGTAAAACAAAGGCTATTGTCCAGGGTTGCCAGCCCCGCTAACACCATTTCCCCTGAGGGCATCCGTTCTGTTAGGGTCGGCTCAGTCTCAACGGGGATAAACACATCCCCCGCGATCGCTCCCGGTTTGGTCATATAGGGCACCACGATCGCCGTGCCGTCCATGCTCTGATCCAAGGCTTCCTGGAGGAAAGCAACAGCTTCACGGGCGTGGGGTTCTTGGGGGGGTGGCTTGATGCCACATAACAGCACCTCCACTGGCTCCCCATCTTGCAGGGCCATGAACCGATCGCCGCTCTCCACCCCCACCCCCGGATCTAGGGTCAGGGTCACAGAATCGGGGGGGCCATTGCCCCGGTAAGTAATCCAGCCGGAAGGATCAGCGGCTTGGAATCGGGGGAGTAGGGGATACCAATGGGGAAAGGTGGCAACCCCGGCGATCGCCCCCAATCCCCCCAAAATGGCCCAACGGTGTAGATGCTTCATGGTGGACTTATGGAATTACGGAATTACTTGTTATGGTAGGTCTGCGATCGCGTCCCCAACCATGTCCTAAACCATAATGCACCAGCTCAACTGCTGCGCTTCTTGCCACTATTACGCCCGCAATCCCAACATCGTTTGCGCTCTCCATCCTGCGGGCCAATCCCAGGGCTACTGTGCCGATTATCAACAGGGGGAACTCCCATTAGCGGTAGCTTGGGCATCCCAGGGCACTACCCCAGAAGATGACCCCAGCGGGGATCCGGTGCAGGTGGCCCAACGACGGCAGCACCTTCTGGACTGGCATCCCCTCTTTACAGGCCGCTGTCCTGAATGTGAGATGCCGATCGCGGATCCCGGTGTTCCCCATTGGGACTGCTCTCATTGCGGCTGGGGGTATGATTCTCCACAACTCTAGCGGATCCATCCCCCCGATCGCTCCAGGGGTCTGGTCTAGCGTACTACTCCCGCCCATAGTGCGTATGTTCTAGGGGAAGATCCGTGAATCTACTATCCCCACCGCCCGTTATCATCTGAGATATTAAATAAAGGCGCAATTGTGTAAATCCATCCCTCTTTCCCCCGGTGCCGGTGCAGGTGCAGGTGCCCATCCAACAGCCCCCCATTGACGTTCCCCTAGAACATCACGCCGCTTAGAATACTGTGGCGATCGCTCCCCCCGCCTCCCCTGCCTAAATGTCTCCCCCCATGACAGCAGCATCATGAAAACTCAACCCCAAGGCTTCACCCTCCTAGAATTGCTGGTCGTGGTTCTCATGGCTGGAATCCTGGCCGCGATCGGAGCGGCGGGCTGGGCTGGATTTCTCAACCGCCAAAAGCTCAACACGGCTACAGAAGAAGCGGTGCAAGCCATCCGTTTAGCCCAAACCCAAGCTACCCAACGGCGACAAGCCTATCAAGTCAGTTTCCGCAGCGAAGATAACCAAGCTCAGTTTGCCGTTCATCCTGCCAACATCCCCCCCACCCGTTGGGAAAATCTGAATGATCAGGTTGCCCTGGATATGGGCGTAACCTTTGGCGATCGCATCACCGCCAGTCCAGATCCTGATTATGATGCCCTGGTCTTCAGCCATCAGGGGTTTGTGGAGACGGCGATCGTGGGCCTGGAGCAGGACAGCCCCGCTGCCAATGCTGCCCTGGTCTTTGAGATGACCACTGGCACAGTTCAGCGTTGCGTTAAGCTCATGAATCTGCTGGGATCGATCCGGGTTGATGGGGACTGCGATTAAGCCCCTCACTCTGGGACCGGCGGCGATCGGTGGTCAGATTTAATACATAGGTACTATCCTAGGGCCAAAAAAATAGCCCCAAGCTGACCTGGGACTGGGGGAATTTTGCCGGGGCTAGATGTCTCTAACCCCGATCTAAGTTTCCATTCAATTAGGATCCCCAGCGAGTGGGGATGGTACGAAACAACATCGGGGACCATCTTGGCCCAGAAATGGTTTCCATTCAATTAGGATCCCCAGCGAGTGGGGATTTGAGAAGTATGAGGGTGGGATGTATGAGGCAATGGTTTCCATTCAATTAGGATCCCCAGCGAGTGGGGATACCTACTACACAACCTGATGATGAGCCTAAGATCAGAAGTTTCCATTCAATTAGGATCCCCAGCGAGTGGGGATACAATGCCCCATCCGCCCAATCCGCGATCGACCGGCTGTTTCCATTCAATTAGGATCCCCAGCGAGTGGGGATCAACTCCCCCCTGGGTGAATGGCGGGTGCGTGATTTCTGTTTCCATTCAATTAGGATCCCCAGCGAGTGGGGATCCGAAGGTGAGAACTATCGTGCTCTGGTAGAACGTTGGGCGTGTTTCCATTCAATTAGGATCCCCAGCGAGTGGGGATCCCCCAGTCTCCGGGAATGGGCAGGTCTTCATCTGGAAGATTGTTTCCATTCAATTAGGATCCCCAGCGAGTGGGGATTCGGGGGGATAGGTGCCCTGATCTATCAGGGTTAGCAGGTTCAGTTTCCATTCAATTAGGATCCCCAGCGAGTGGGGATAAGGTTGCTTTGGCCGCAGCTCAAGAAGCTAAGAAAAAGTTTCCATTCAATTAGGATCCCCAGCGAGTGGGGATGTGGTTACAAACAGTGGATTTGGGGAAACATTTTATGGTTTCCATTCAATTAGGATCCCCAGCGAGTGGGGATCCCCACGCTCCAGTGGGCTGAGGCCATCGCTTTTATAGAAGAAGTTTCCATTCAATTAGGATCCCCAGCGAGTGGGGATCACTACATAGCGGAGGCACAGGTTAGGATTAGACCTTGGTTTCCATTCAATTAGGATCCCCAGCGAGTGGGGATCTATTAGGGGGACGATTGAAAATCTGAAACAAGGGGACAGTTTCCATTCAATTAGGATCCCCAGCGAGTGGGGATAATGAAGTCTCCATCCAAATGGAAGGACCTTTAAACTCGTTTCCATTCAATTAGGATCCCCAGCGAGTGGGGAATTTTTATCGACCTAGGTAAGTCGTTAAACTGCCTATGTTTGGTTTCCATTCAATTAGGATCCCCAGCGAGTGGGGATACCTGCCATCTTAAACCCAGACAGGGCGCGGTGTCTAGGGGCCGTTTGCGAACCCTCCGGTAAAGTGGGACAATACACAACATTTCCGAGACTCCAAAAACGCTGAAACCCTTACCCAGTAAGGCTGCGAACCCTCCGACGCAATTACGTTGTTTGAGGCCGATCGCCCGACCCCTCGCAACTGTCACAAGGGCCGGGGTCTGGGGATGGCAATATTCCCAGCAGGGTAACCTTTGCGCCGGGAGCATTGGGCCGCGATCGGGTGCGGGGGAGTGGGTCATGGGGGAATGTTCTAGGGGACGGGGGACTCACTTTTGATTAACGCTATAGTCAGGCTCAAGAATTCGTACTTGATAGTTGCTAACCTCAACTTCAGCAATGGGAACTGTGCAAGTGTTTCGCAGTGTTTTCCATAGAACAGCATCTTGATACTGTTCATGGTCTGGGGGAATGTAGTTCAAGAGACTATCAGAGCAAATGACAAATAATCGCTCTTGAGTGCGAGAAAAAGCTACATTTGAGCGATTTAGATTCAAAATGAAACTCACCTCTTGAGAGATCGCCGTAGGATCACTAACAGCAGCAGAGACAATAATGTTAGGCCGCTCTCCCCCTTGAAGCTTTTCGACTGTATCAATGACCCCGATCGGCTTACCGGGTCCATAGTAGTCAGCTAACTGAAGTTTAAGTAGAGAGCGTTGGGCGCGGTGCGGTGTGACAATTGCTATGGAATCTGGCTCTAACTCAGGGGCTGCATCTAAAAGCTGCTGAATAATCGCGACTTCAGTAGTATTATTGCTCTGAGACTGTCGTTCGTTGTGAGCTAGCAGATATACCCCCTCAGAGTGCTGCCAAACTGCCTGAAACGCCTGTGATGGCTCAACCTGTTGGTTCTTTCCTTGGCAGGGTCGTCCCTGAAGACGGATATTGTCACGTTGGTAAACCAAGTCTAGGAGAGAGCGGATTATGGCGGGTAGGCGGAAGGTATAGGTCAGGGCTGAACTGCAAACTTGGCTGGGGTCAGGCGTGACAAGCCGGTGGACGGCCTCAAATGCACTGACAAAGGGTTGGTACTTTACCGTGGGGGGGCGATCCTCCCGTTCCCAATCGTGGGCAACGATCGGAGCCAACTGGCGGTGATCACCAGCTAGCATGATCTGGCCTGTCTCTTTAACTCCTGAAGCCAATGCCAGAAAATGAGAAAAGGGCATCATGCTGGCTTCATCCACAACCAAGAGGGTGATATTAAGTTGTGGAAATTCCTTGAAAAGTTTGAGAATAGCATTAGTAGTACCACCAATAACTAGGATTTTGCTTTTATCTCTGGGAATACTGGAATATTCTTGGTTTTGTGGATAATCACTGACACACAAGATAGAAGACTGATGGCAGCCACTCTCATCACTTGGACTCAAGCGCATTAACTTTAGAGAAGGTCCAGACAAGTGAACGCTGTCGGCATGAGTCTGAAGCAGACCGAGACGCTCATGTAATCGCAACAATACTGTATCTACAGCCGCATGGGTGTTGGCTGAGATAATCACAACTTCTCCGGGCTTGCAACGAGTCGCAACTCGGAGAAAAGTTGCCGTTGCTGTAGTTTCTGTTTTACCTGTTCCAGGTGGCCCCTGAAGCAACTGAATCCGTGCATTGAGTCCTTCTAGGATTGCCTGCTGCTGATCCGTGTCTAGGCCACTCTGAGAGGCAGGATAGATAACAAGACTTTTCAATAAATTTTGTGTTATGGCAAGGTCTTGTGAATCTAATGGACTTTGACTAGGGATTTTTGGATTAGTTGGATCAAACCACTGGCTTATGGTTTGTTGCTGCTGAATTTCGGATAAGCGCTTATCTACTTTTCCAGCTACAAAGTCGGTAATACTTTCCTCTAAAACTGCGTGCCCTAATCCGCTAGGAGGAATAAAGTTGTTGAGGACATAAGGATCTGTAGAAGGTCGCGAACTCCCACGAATTGAGAGTTTAACTGTTCCGCAGTCATAGTCTATTGAGTCGATATTACAGGTGACTCCGATGTTAGTCAGTTGTTTGAGGCTTTGGGTTCGCTGGGGATCAGCGTGAGAAGGTACAAGTCGAACAAAACTCCCTTCACCTAATGTACAGTTATTTTCTAGTGTTTTGGGGGTTATGCCGTAAGCTTCATAGTCAATAGTGGCTTGATATTCCCGATTACCAACTTTGACATCTTTTAGCGGAATCATTCGTCCTTGATTCAAGCGATACAGGGGAGGAGTGTTCAGACTCGCACTGAGCCAATTGCTCATTTTGATATAATGATCTAGACGTAGAAAATCTAATGAAGACTGAGAAATATTATTAACTCCCAAGCTGAAGTTTTTTAATTTTGATAAGTCGAGGGATTCCTTCTTGATGTCCTCGTTTTTCCAGGTGATTCGTTCTTCAACCCAGCGTAGGGCATGAAGGCGGGCCAAAAGAAAAAGGTTAAGTTTTGATTGATCTCTGGCTACGTTATAGCGTTCAATCGCCTTGCCCAGCATAGTTTCCACAGAATCTGGATTGGGTAAGGTTCCCCATAAAGCCCGGAAATAGGGGGCACTGAGGGAGCGCTGCATTCTGAGCCGCACCTCAAAAAGATGTCGATTGCCTGTGTCTTGAGTGGTGAACTCGCCTCTTGAGTCAAGGTTTAGAGGGCGGCGATAGTCAAACAAGTCTTGGCGGAATTCGTGATCTAGCACCACAACATTGCCTTCTATTTCTCGGTGCCAGTGATAGCGTTGGCCAAACCATTTCAAAGAGGTCACAACCATCAGATCTCGGCCTGTCCAACCCAGGGCAAAGCGATTATCCACCTCCTGT
Encoded proteins:
- a CDS encoding thermonuclease family protein codes for the protein MKHLHRWAILGGLGAIAGVATFPHWYPLLPRFQAADPSGWITYRGNGPPDSVTLTLDPGVGVESGDRFMALQDGEPVEVLLCGIKPPPQEPHAREAVAFLQEALDQSMDGTAIVVPYMTKPGAIAGDVFIPVETEPTLTERMPSGEMVLAGLATLDNSLCFTDQVLPQWEEMAKEQGLGLWGTTSELPASDSENTDPQ
- a CDS encoding prepilin-type N-terminal cleavage/methylation domain-containing protein, coding for MKTQPQGFTLLELLVVVLMAGILAAIGAAGWAGFLNRQKLNTATEEAVQAIRLAQTQATQRRQAYQVSFRSEDNQAQFAVHPANIPPTRWENLNDQVALDMGVTFGDRITASPDPDYDALVFSHQGFVETAIVGLEQDSPAANAALVFEMTTGTVQRCVKLMNLLGSIRVDGDCD
- a CDS encoding AAA domain-containing protein, translated to MTSTISNLPSIRVTEVGEYVRYHGCDRRFKLNTHKNQAIPRKHPALGMMQETLLDPVLQEAGRQREDECAKYLIESGFAEIAASDPEAKKLLWLDWLSEIQDLTPGQLAYAREVAIEVELRGFHIRGQIDFVLLQWRDNQPYLRLVESKASRKDQTYQRVQVALYQMMVQKLLSNGVQVGHHRLMPEQVEALVVRIDEETSTIQNLVEIPAFDLTLEQSDLQYLLQPDGSFARILQDPLEELDYTINGKCADCKFAVHCLPESARRRRLELLGLQPPLIRVLQTAGIQTLDDLADLNLEGAKAEQIRQDDRFTDNLDRLKVLAAARRTTLPGNRDEMTYEVTALPSKIQSQLPPHEVQGQRLIRVYLVVDYDYVENRIGCLSAHITNSEGLLETTFKQEGDRWVPDPVIREKLNDQTGKINGRTIGRGSPSSWSGDMAKDSLKEGKILEQFFQKLVKTIQTVAGEENTQVPIHFYVWSHQEIKQLIEACTRTSTQLLGHFKELLGCRAGLEQPIYSCLQQEVDNRFALGWTGRDLMVVTSLKWFGQRYHWHREIEGNVVVLDHEFRQDLFDYRRPLNLDSRGEFTTQDTGNRHLFEVRLRMQRSLSAPYFRALWGTLPNPDSVETMLGKAIERYNVARDQSKLNLFLLARLHALRWVEERITWKNEDIKKESLDLSKLKNFSLGVNNISQSSLDFLRLDHYIKMSNWLSASLNTPPLYRLNQGRMIPLKDVKVGNREYQATIDYEAYGITPKTLENNCTLGEGSFVRLVPSHADPQRTQSLKQLTNIGVTCNIDSIDYDCGTVKLSIRGSSRPSTDPYVLNNFIPPSGLGHAVLEESITDFVAGKVDKRLSEIQQQQTISQWFDPTNPKIPSQSPLDSQDLAITQNLLKSLVIYPASQSGLDTDQQQAILEGLNARIQLLQGPPGTGKTETTATATFLRVATRCKPGEVVIISANTHAAVDTVLLRLHERLGLLQTHADSVHLSGPSLKLMRLSPSDESGCHQSSILCVSDYPQNQEYSSIPRDKSKILVIGGTTNAILKLFKEFPQLNITLLVVDEASMMPFSHFLALASGVKETGQIMLAGDHRQLAPIVAHDWEREDRPPTVKYQPFVSAFEAVHRLVTPDPSQVCSSALTYTFRLPAIIRSLLDLVYQRDNIRLQGRPCQGKNQQVEPSQAFQAVWQHSEGVYLLAHNERQSQSNNTTEVAIIQQLLDAAPELEPDSIAIVTPHRAQRSLLKLQLADYYGPGKPIGVIDTVEKLQGGERPNIIVSAAVSDPTAISQEVSFILNLNRSNVAFSRTQERLFVICSDSLLNYIPPDHEQYQDAVLWKTLRNTCTVPIAEVEVSNYQVRILEPDYSVNQK